DNA from Verrucomicrobiales bacterium:
CGCTGGCGGGATTCGGGCAGCGCTTGAGCAGCCAGTTGGCGAGGCGGGTCTCGACATCCTTCAACGTCAGATCCTCCAACTGCGCCACGAGTATGCGCAAGTGCGAGCTCATCGAGGCAAGCATGCGAAGGGCGAGTTCCGGCTGACGGCGCAGGAGCGCGAGCATGCCGGCTTTTTCCACGAGCATCACCTGCGATTGCTCCAGCGCGCGGGCGTCGGCAGGATAACCCTTGTCCGTGGCAAGCGATGCTTCAGCAAAGGATTCGCCGGCGCGAAAGACGCGGATGACCTGCTCTTTGCCGACAGCGCTGACGCGGTGAACATTGATGGCACCGGTCTGAACAACGTAAAAGCCACGGGACGGTTCGCCTTCATGAAACAGGTAGCTGCCCTTGGGGACGGATTTAACCACTGTGATTTCCGCAAGCGTGCCCAGTTCAAGCGGAGACATGCCGGCGAAGAGTTGGCAACTGCGAAGGGCGTTGGCGATGCCGGTTTGTTTGAGTTCGGCCAGCGTGGTGGTCATGGCACCTGTGTTTAGTCACATTTCCGCCAGAAGTAAACAATCCAACTCCCTGCCTCGCCGCGTTCGATTTTCGATTCAAAGCCCTGGCTGCCAAGCAGCTCAATCAACGGCGATGGCAGGAATGGTGCGATGACAAGCAAACCTGCTCCAGCAGCAAGTTCTTGGACTCGCTTAAGGATGGCCGGCAGCGGTTCCTCCCCACGTTGGAGAAGGGTCCGAACATCGAGTCGCTTGAATTGACTGATAGCAGGCATGCTCATGGGTGGAGAAGTCGAAGGAGTTGTTTGACGGTTTCCTCGGGTGCCTGGTTGAGCCCGACCTGCTGATGAACCACCTCCCCGCCGGGGTTGAGAACCGTGAGGATGTTTGAGTGTGCGAATTGGCCGCGGGCATCCTTCTTGAACTTCACGCCGAGGAGCGCGGCAAGTTCGAGGATGTCATCGGACGTGCCTCGCAGAAGCGTCCAGTTCGCGGTCAGTTCATGGATCTTTCTATACTCGGCCAGCACCAGTGGAGTATCCCGCTCGGTGTCGAAGGAGACGAGCACGAAGCCGACCTTGGAACGTACCTCTTCAGGCAGCGCGGCTTGAATCTTCTTCATGTCGTGGACCAGTACGGGACAGGCGAACTCGCACTT
Protein-coding regions in this window:
- a CDS encoding DUF2249 domain-containing protein, translated to MSMPAISQFKRLDVRTLLQRGEEPLPAILKRVQELAAGAGLLVIAPFLPSPLIELLGSQGFESKIERGEAGSWIVYFWRKCD
- a CDS encoding SCO family protein; this encodes MRIITLTLASLAIAFLQTGCSTVSETPSCCLKPAESGQPMSDRSLFQFDSTWTNDKGADLKLGELGGPPLVVTMFFAKCEFACPVLVHDMKKIQAALPEEVRSKVGFVLVSFDTERDTPLVLAEYRKIHELTANWTLLRGTSDDILELAALLGVKFKKDARGQFAHSNILTVLNPGGEVVHQQVGLNQAPEETVKQLLRLLHP
- a CDS encoding Crp/Fnr family transcriptional regulator; protein product: MTTTLAELKQTGIANALRSCQLFAGMSPLELGTLAEITVVKSVPKGSYLFHEGEPSRGFYVVQTGAINVHRVSAVGKEQVIRVFRAGESFAEASLATDKGYPADARALEQSQVMLVEKAGMLALLRRQPELALRMLASMSSHLRILVAQLEDLTLKDVETRLANWLLKRCPNPASEKPLKIELTMTKRDLASELGTVSETFSRTLAKFREQNLIEVKGRVVSVLNPAKLAGLLRRNLGE